In one window of Tripterygium wilfordii isolate XIE 37 chromosome 1, ASM1340144v1, whole genome shotgun sequence DNA:
- the LOC119981363 gene encoding transcription factor bHLH51-like: MEEYCSHSGSNWVPWPIHPPQLSASTINSPFHATPSWSVPIQGTSEDLAASASNSHSQAEKRRRDRINAQLATLRKLIPRSDKVDKAALLGRVIDHVKDLRREASEISKALTIPTEVDEVAVDCDLDHDQEQQSTYIRASVCCDDRPELFEELIRALKGLRLTTVKADIASVGGRIKSILVLCNEDGGECVSPSTVKQSLLLALSRISSSSMPSCSFIRSKRQRFFLSSY; encoded by the exons ATGGAGGAGTATTGTTCTCATTCTGGATCTAATTGGGTTCCATGGCCAATTCATCCTCCTCAACTCTCTGCCTCTACAATTAACTCTCCATTTCATGCTACACCTTCATGGTCAGTTCCAATACAAGGGACCTCAGAAGATCTAGCTGCATCGGCTTCCAACAGCCATAGCCAAGCCGAGAAGCGACGAAGAGACCGGATTAATGCACAGCTTGCAACTCTAAGGAAATTGATTCCTAGATCAGATAAG GTAGACAAGGCAGCACTATTAGGAAGAGTGATAGATCATGTCAAGGATCTGAGGAGAGAAGCCTCAGAAATTAGCAAGGCCTTAACAATTCCAACAGAAGTTGATGAAGTAGCAGTTGATTGTGACCTGGATCATGATCAAGAACAACAAAGCACCTACATAAGGGCTTCGGTCTGCTGCGATGATAGGCCGGAATTGTTTGAGGAGCTTATTAGAGCCCTGAAAGGACTAAGACTAACCACAGTGAAAGCAGACATTGCTAGTGTTGGTGGCAGAATTAAAAGCATATTAGTACTCTGCAATGAAGATGGTGGAGAGTGTGTCTCTCCAAGTACTGTCAAGCAGTCTTTGCTTTTAGCACTAAGTAGGATATCTTCATCATCTATGCCCTCTTGCAGTTTCATCAGAAGCAAGAGGCAGAGGTTTTTCTTGTCTTCTTATTAA
- the LOC119987908 gene encoding alcohol acyltransferase 9-like, translating into MASTVHVEEAVLVIPSEPTPTRVLPLSALDSQLFLRFTVEYLLVYTPRHGSNQAAITAGVRAALAKALVPYYPLAGRVRTKPDGSGLEVVCRAQGALFIGATSDQVVTDFERAPRYVTQWRKLLSLQVPDVLKGAPPLVVQLTWLRDGGATLGVGFSHALCDGIGSAEFLNSFAELATGELSRVVSPVWDRQLFDSRFTHCNRTKLLSHPEFTRVPDHCGFLNRFFNEKLTPTSLIFDKRFQNELKKLALSTSRPAESSYTCFEVLSAHVWRSWARSLNLPSNQILKLLFSVNIRNRVKPSLPSGYYGNAFVLGCAQANVKELTENGLGHAASLVKIAKERVDGDYVKSVVESVSQSKKCPDLVGVLIMSEWSRLGLEKVDFGLGRPVHVGPICSDKYCLILPVHDQTAAVKVMVALPASAAVEYEYLIKSPYNS; encoded by the coding sequence ATGGCAAGCACAGTCCATGTCGAGGAGGCTGTATTGGTCATCCCAAGCGAGCCTACACCTACACGAGTCCTCCCTCTCTCCGCCCTCGATTCCCAGCTCTTTTTGCGTTTCACTGTCGAGTACCTTCTAGTCTACACGCCTCGCCATGGGTCGAACCAGGCTGCCATCACGGCTGGAGTCAGGGCTGCACTCGCTAAAGCCTTGGTCCCATATTATCCGCTAGCGGGTCGAGTCAGGACCAAGCCCGATGGCTCGGGGCTTGAAGTTGTGTGTCGAGCGCAGGGTGCTCTGTTCATCGGGGCCACGTCGGATCAGGTGGTTACTGATTTCGAGAGGGCCCCACGTTATGTTACGCAGTGGAGGAAACTATTGTCTCTCCAAGTGCCAGATGTTCTCAAAGGGGCCCCACCTCTTGTTGTTCAGCTGACGTGGCTTAGAGACGGTGGTGCCACGTTAGGTGTTGGGTTTAGTCACGCCCTTTGCGATGGTATTGGAAGTGCCGAGTTTCTCAACTCGTTTGCAGAGCTCGCCACGGGTGAACTCAGCCGAGTTGTCTCGCCCGTTTGGGATCGACAACTTTTTGACTCGAGATTCACTCATTGTAATCGTACAAAACTCCTGAGTCATCCCGAGTTCACCCGAGTCCCGGACCATTGTGGCTTTTTGAATCGCTTCTTTAACGAAAAATTGACACCGACTTCATTAATATTCGACAAAAGATTTCAAAATGAGCTCAAGAAACTCGCTCTGTCAACGAGTCGACCCGCCGAGTCTTCCTACACGTGTTTTGAGGTTCTCTCTGCTCATGTATGGAGGAGCTGGGCTCGATCCTTGAATCTTCCGTCAAATCAAATCCTGAAGCTTCTCTTCAGCGTCAACATTAGGAACCGAGTCAAGCCGAGTTTGCCGAGTGGCTACTACGGGAACGCGTTCGTGCTCGGTTGTGCTCAGGCTAATGTGAAGGAACTCACTGAGAATGGTCTAGGTCACGCGGCGAGCTTGGTGAAGATAGCGAAAGAAAGAGTGGACGGCGATTACGTGAAGTCGGTGGTTGAATCGGTGAGTCAATCAAAGAAGTGTCCTGACTTGGTTGGAGTGTTGATAATGTCAGAATGGTCAAGGCTGGGTTTAGAGAAGGTTGACTTTGGGCTAGGCAGGCCAGTTCATGTGGGACCCATATGTAGCGATAAGTACTGTCTGATTTTGCCAGTTCATGATCAGACGGCTGCCGTGAAGGTGATGGTAGCACTGCCCGCAAGTGCCGCTGTTGAGTACGAATATCTAATAAAAAGTCCATATAATTCATGA